A single genomic interval of Amycolatopsis albispora harbors:
- a CDS encoding DinB family protein codes for MSARRRDLGPPRTGPGEKDVLVGFLDYLRESVAAKAEGVPEPQVRTRGVPSGTNLLGLVKHLTHVERHWLLGLRVTDWPSTFHPEPDETAAEILAAYRETTARANEVVAGRTAASVRWTLTHLIEETARHAGHADILRELIDGSRGR; via the coding sequence ATGAGCGCTCGGCGGCGTGACCTCGGCCCGCCGCGGACCGGGCCCGGGGAGAAGGACGTGCTCGTCGGCTTCCTCGACTACCTGCGCGAGTCGGTGGCCGCCAAGGCCGAAGGCGTGCCGGAGCCCCAGGTCCGCACGCGCGGGGTGCCGTCCGGGACCAACCTGCTCGGCCTGGTCAAGCACCTCACCCACGTCGAGCGGCACTGGCTGCTCGGCCTCCGCGTCACCGACTGGCCGTCCACCTTCCACCCGGAACCGGACGAGACCGCCGCGGAAATCCTGGCCGCGTACCGGGAAACCACCGCGCGTGCCAACGAGGTCGTCGCCGGTCGCACGGCGGCGTCCGTGCGCTGGACGCTGACCCACCTGATCGAGGAAACCGCCAGGCACGCCGGGCACGCCGACATCCTGCGCGAGCTGATCGACGGCTCACGCGGCCGCTGA
- a CDS encoding helix-turn-helix domain-containing protein — protein sequence MAEEIEAALDAVGPRLRALRKQRGFTQAELSAATGISESTLSRLESGSRRPNLELLLPLARSYGVPLDDLVGAPRTGDPRIHLKPIHRHGMTFVPLTRRAGGLQAFKMLIPARAEPGEPTPQTHGGYEWLYVLDGRLRLVVGDRDLVLAAGEAAEFDTALPHFLGTADGRAVELLVLFGPQGERAHVRARSARSE from the coding sequence ATGGCGGAGGAGATCGAGGCGGCACTGGACGCGGTCGGGCCGAGGCTGCGGGCCCTGCGCAAGCAGCGGGGGTTCACGCAGGCCGAGCTGTCCGCGGCCACCGGGATCTCGGAAAGCACGCTGTCCAGGCTGGAAAGCGGCAGCAGGCGGCCCAACCTGGAACTGCTGCTGCCGCTGGCGCGGTCGTACGGCGTGCCGCTGGACGACCTGGTCGGCGCGCCGCGCACCGGGGACCCGCGGATCCATCTGAAGCCGATCCACCGGCACGGCATGACCTTCGTGCCGCTGACCCGGCGGGCTGGCGGGCTGCAGGCGTTCAAGATGCTCATCCCGGCACGTGCGGAACCGGGCGAGCCGACGCCGCAGACCCACGGCGGGTACGAATGGCTCTACGTGCTCGACGGCAGGCTGCGGCTGGTGGTCGGCGACCGCGACCTGGTGCTGGCGGCGGGGGAAGCGGCCGAGTTCGACACCGCGCTGCCGCACTTCCTCGGCACCGCGGACGGGCGCGCCGTCGAACTGCTTGTCCTTTTTGGACCCCAGGGGGAGCGGGCACACGTCCGGGCGCGTTCAGCGCGGTCTGAGTGA
- a CDS encoding putative immunity protein has translation MAAGTIELSMAELREVAGYAAACAHPALAIFERARPDDPRPRAAIDAARVFAEGARRTKAIRDSAWAAQRAYQETRDAGQAAASEAARAAVAAASAAFLHPLAKATQVLHILGPAAHAALAIELDTGDPQSGLDHLETARGLAGPVVVSVLTRYPHAPSGRGRAGELTRLLDASLRPR, from the coding sequence ATGGCTGCCGGCACCATCGAACTCAGCATGGCCGAACTGCGCGAGGTCGCGGGTTACGCCGCGGCCTGCGCGCACCCCGCGCTCGCGATCTTCGAGCGCGCCCGGCCGGACGACCCGCGTCCGCGAGCCGCCATCGACGCGGCGCGGGTGTTCGCCGAGGGCGCCCGGCGCACCAAGGCGATCCGCGACAGTGCCTGGGCGGCGCAGCGGGCGTACCAGGAAACACGCGACGCGGGGCAGGCCGCGGCGAGCGAGGCCGCGCGGGCGGCGGTCGCCGCGGCCAGCGCGGCCTTCCTGCACCCGCTGGCCAAAGCGACGCAGGTGCTGCACATCCTCGGGCCCGCCGCCCACGCGGCACTGGCCATCGAACTCGACACCGGCGATCCGCAGTCTGGTCTGGACCACCTGGAGACAGCTCGCGGACTGGCCGGACCGGTGGTGGTGAGCGTGCTGACCCGCTATCCCCACGCGCCCAGCGGCCGTGGCCGAGCAGGCGAACTCACCCGGCTGCTGGACGCCTCACTCAGACCGCGCTGA
- a CDS encoding alpha/beta hydrolase, with protein sequence MICNDSRWPKPVGTYLRDVAADRERYPLFGAAAANIRPCAFWRSEPAEPPVRVGDQGPSNVLVVQNTRDPATPLAGARKMHEALGDRSRLITADQGGHGTYLIGANQCANNAVTAFLTTGDRPPADLACPAV encoded by the coding sequence GTGATCTGCAACGACTCCCGCTGGCCGAAGCCGGTCGGCACCTACCTGCGTGACGTCGCGGCCGACCGCGAGCGCTACCCGCTGTTCGGCGCGGCCGCGGCCAACATCCGCCCGTGTGCCTTCTGGCGGTCCGAACCGGCCGAGCCGCCGGTGCGGGTTGGCGACCAGGGCCCGTCGAACGTGCTCGTGGTGCAGAACACCCGCGACCCGGCCACGCCGCTGGCCGGTGCGCGGAAGATGCACGAGGCGCTCGGTGACCGGTCGCGGCTGATCACCGCCGACCAGGGCGGCCACGGCACCTACCTGATCGGCGCGAACCAGTGCGCGAACAACGCCGTCACCGCGTTCCTGACCACCGGCGACCGGCCCCCGGCCGATCTAGCCTGCCCGGCGGTTTGA
- a CDS encoding alpha/beta fold hydrolase: MTIVVAAVAAATALAPPALADRSLRPEWGECPAEVAAPGLDCTTLSVPLDHRDPDGRRIDVALSRLASKNPEKRWGVLLTNQGGPGGTGVDFPAGLVALGLPQSVLDSYDIIGFDPRGVGRSTPVTCNLTPEQESLGNIPPYARDAADVVKHARHSKRVAEQCAESDTAFMLPYTSTAATARDLDRIREALGEEKLSFLSYSYGTHLGAVYTTLFPDRGDRIVLDSSLVPAGLDREGGRLFGHGMELRFPDFAAYAAAHPEHGLGSTPVPADDLRRPVPRQPDALPRRNLARARHEPAAAARGNRPAGPGQHAVQPSPRDLQRLPLAEAGRHLPA, translated from the coding sequence TTGACCATCGTCGTCGCCGCGGTCGCGGCCGCGACGGCACTCGCGCCACCGGCGCTCGCGGACCGATCACTTCGACCGGAGTGGGGCGAGTGCCCCGCCGAGGTCGCCGCGCCCGGCCTGGACTGCACCACGCTGAGCGTTCCGCTCGACCACCGCGACCCGGACGGGCGGCGGATCGACGTCGCGCTTTCCCGCCTGGCGAGCAAGAACCCGGAAAAGCGCTGGGGTGTGCTGCTGACCAACCAGGGCGGGCCCGGCGGCACCGGGGTGGACTTCCCGGCTGGGCTGGTCGCGCTCGGGCTGCCGCAGAGCGTGCTGGACAGCTACGACATCATCGGTTTCGACCCGCGCGGGGTCGGCCGCAGCACGCCGGTGACGTGCAACCTGACGCCGGAACAGGAGAGCCTGGGCAACATCCCGCCCTATGCGCGCGACGCGGCCGACGTGGTGAAGCACGCCCGCCACTCGAAGCGGGTCGCCGAACAGTGCGCCGAATCCGACACGGCCTTCATGCTCCCGTACACCTCGACCGCGGCCACCGCCCGTGACCTGGACCGGATCCGCGAGGCGCTCGGCGAGGAGAAGCTGTCGTTCCTCAGTTACTCCTACGGCACCCATCTCGGCGCGGTCTACACCACTTTGTTCCCCGACCGCGGCGACCGGATCGTGCTCGACAGCAGCCTGGTCCCGGCTGGTCTGGACCGCGAGGGCGGGCGGTTGTTCGGCCACGGCATGGAACTGCGCTTCCCGGACTTCGCCGCGTATGCCGCCGCCCACCCGGAACACGGCCTCGGCAGCACCCCGGTTCCGGCTGATGACCTTCGGCGCCCTGTACCGCGACAGCCGGATGCCCTACCTCGCCGAAACCTGGCACGCGCTCGACACGAACCAGCCGCTGCCGCCCGTGGAAACCGCCCAGCAGGACCTGGACAACATGCTGTCCAGCCATCTCCACGTGATCTGCAACGACTCCCGCTGGCCGAAGCCGGTCGGCACCTACCTGCGTGA
- a CDS encoding alpha/beta fold hydrolase, whose product MIRNVRAAGALALCCAAAAVALAGCDEASGDGLLTGTAKIQVDGKSVNVSCSGASEHRPTIILLHGGGDGLDKLAGLQGRLAEKDRVCSYDRLGAGASDQPGGPQTMEDTGKILTGVIDQVAGGGPVVLAGHSLGGLIAGRYAPAHQDKVEGLVLMDATSPSQGADLTDVIPPSATGMGPQLRDQTLAVLSGQSPEQLAMPDGMVASAGDIPVEVITHGKQYLAAAVPEYGPALEQKWADGQRKWLALSSDSKLTTAANSEHYIYVDEPDVAVRAIQRVADQIAENM is encoded by the coding sequence ATGATCCGCAACGTCCGGGCGGCCGGTGCGCTCGCGCTGTGCTGCGCCGCCGCAGCCGTGGCGCTGGCAGGCTGTGACGAGGCGAGCGGCGACGGCCTGCTCACCGGCACCGCGAAGATCCAGGTCGACGGCAAGTCGGTGAACGTGTCGTGCTCGGGCGCGTCGGAGCACCGGCCGACGATCATCCTGTTGCACGGCGGCGGGGACGGCCTGGACAAGCTGGCCGGGCTCCAGGGCAGGCTGGCGGAGAAGGACCGGGTCTGCTCCTACGACCGCCTCGGCGCGGGCGCCAGCGACCAGCCGGGCGGGCCGCAGACCATGGAGGACACCGGGAAGATCCTGACCGGGGTGATCGACCAGGTCGCCGGGGGCGGGCCGGTGGTGCTGGCCGGGCACTCGCTGGGCGGGCTGATCGCCGGCCGGTACGCCCCCGCCCACCAGGACAAGGTCGAGGGGCTTGTCCTGATGGACGCGACGTCGCCGAGCCAGGGCGCCGACCTCACCGACGTGATCCCGCCGTCGGCCACCGGCATGGGACCCCAGCTGCGTGACCAGACCCTGGCCGTCCTCAGTGGACAGAGCCCGGAGCAGCTGGCGATGCCGGACGGCATGGTCGCCTCCGCCGGGGACATCCCGGTCGAGGTGATCACGCACGGCAAGCAGTACCTCGCCGCCGCCGTGCCCGAGTACGGGCCCGCGCTGGAGCAGAAGTGGGCCGACGGCCAGCGCAAGTGGCTCGCGTTGTCCAGCGACAGCAAGTTGACCACCGCGGCGAACAGCGAGCACTACATCTACGTCGACGAGCCGGACGTGGCCGTGCGGGCGATCCAGCGCGTCGCCGACCAGATCGCGGAGAACATGTAG
- a CDS encoding response regulator, producing MTAPIRVLVCDDQALIRTGLVTIIGAQPDLEVAGECGDGRAAVELARRLRPDVVVMDVRMPVLDGIEATRQLAGAGVPDPVKVLVVTTFNLDEYVYRALRAGASGFLLKEAPPAQLLDGIRTVAGGAALLAPEVTRQLVGAYATRIRPAETGSHDALTPRELEVLRLIADGLSNAEIAGALVISQETVKTFVSRILTKLGLRDRVQAVVYAYRHGLVT from the coding sequence GTGACCGCGCCGATCCGGGTGCTGGTCTGCGACGACCAGGCGCTGATCCGCACCGGGCTGGTGACGATCATCGGTGCGCAGCCGGATCTGGAGGTGGCCGGCGAATGCGGTGACGGCCGGGCCGCCGTCGAGCTGGCCCGGCGGCTGCGGCCCGACGTGGTGGTGATGGACGTGCGCATGCCGGTGCTCGACGGCATCGAGGCGACCAGGCAGCTGGCGGGCGCCGGCGTGCCGGATCCGGTCAAGGTGCTCGTGGTGACCACGTTCAACCTCGACGAGTACGTCTACCGGGCGCTGCGCGCGGGCGCCAGCGGCTTCCTGCTCAAGGAGGCGCCCCCGGCGCAGTTGCTCGACGGCATCCGGACCGTGGCGGGTGGCGCGGCGCTGCTGGCGCCCGAGGTGACGCGGCAGCTCGTGGGCGCCTACGCCACCCGGATCCGCCCCGCCGAAACCGGTTCGCACGACGCGCTGACGCCCCGCGAACTGGAGGTGCTCCGGCTGATCGCGGACGGCCTGTCGAACGCCGAGATCGCCGGAGCACTGGTGATCAGCCAGGAAACGGTGAAGACCTTCGTCTCCCGCATCCTGACCAAGCTGGGCCTGCGCGACCGCGTCCAGGCGGTGGTCTACGCCTACCGCCACGGACTGGTCACCTGA
- a CDS encoding sensor histidine kinase: protein MITLRLVPESSHRFPSGAWLAAVGLALFTCSLIPAMEGHGTQFGGLPDRPYDALALVAIALQCVPLALCRRWPMACLALVAIGFTVDQLRGYHSFAGTGLPVAVLYAGSRVERHRRATMAGFTAAYLALAVASRLLGGTESIAGFVMFYLALALAWGLGAALRSSRAAEADRRRRIAEETRVAERTRIARELHDVVTHHVTAMVVQTEAARYLTGQPRQLDESLSAVSDTGRRALTDLRHLLDLLNPEPDTGAAIPALVEQTRRAGQPVEFTEEGTPAGPTGSAGPVAYRVVQEALTNALKYAHGSRTSVEVRHGEREITVQVSTDGSGEPIAAPGGSGRGLDGLRERVGVLGGEFSAGRRSSGGFYVRARIPAGSPS from the coding sequence GTGATCACTCTTCGGCTGGTCCCGGAGTCGTCCCACCGCTTCCCCAGCGGCGCCTGGCTCGCCGCGGTCGGGCTGGCGTTGTTCACCTGCTCGCTGATCCCGGCGATGGAAGGCCACGGAACGCAGTTCGGCGGCCTGCCGGACCGCCCCTACGACGCGCTGGCCCTGGTGGCGATCGCGCTGCAGTGCGTGCCGCTCGCGCTGTGCCGCCGGTGGCCGATGGCCTGCCTGGCGCTGGTCGCGATCGGCTTCACCGTCGACCAGCTCCGCGGTTACCACTCGTTCGCCGGTACCGGGCTGCCGGTCGCGGTGCTGTACGCGGGGTCGCGGGTGGAACGGCACCGGCGCGCCACGATGGCCGGGTTCACCGCGGCGTACCTGGCGCTGGCGGTCGCGTCCCGGCTGCTCGGCGGGACCGAGTCGATCGCCGGGTTCGTGATGTTCTACCTGGCGCTGGCACTGGCGTGGGGGCTCGGCGCGGCCCTGCGCTCGTCGCGGGCCGCCGAAGCCGACCGGCGCCGCCGCATCGCCGAGGAAACCCGCGTCGCCGAACGCACGCGCATCGCCCGCGAACTGCACGACGTGGTCACCCACCACGTGACCGCGATGGTGGTGCAGACCGAGGCCGCGCGGTACCTGACCGGCCAGCCGCGGCAGCTCGACGAAAGCCTGAGCGCGGTCAGCGACACCGGCAGGCGGGCGCTGACCGACCTGCGGCACCTGCTGGACCTGCTCAATCCCGAGCCGGACACCGGCGCCGCCATTCCCGCGCTGGTCGAGCAGACCCGCCGCGCCGGGCAGCCGGTGGAGTTCACCGAGGAGGGCACGCCGGCCGGTCCCACCGGCAGCGCCGGTCCGGTGGCCTACCGCGTGGTGCAGGAAGCGCTGACCAACGCGCTCAAGTACGCCCACGGCAGCCGCACTTCGGTCGAGGTGCGGCACGGCGAACGCGAGATCACCGTCCAGGTGAGCACGGACGGTTCCGGGGAGCCGATCGCCGCGCCCGGCGGGAGCGGACGCGGTCTCGACGGCCTCCGGGAACGGGTCGGCGTGCTGGGTGGTGAATTCAGCGCGGGCCGCCGGAGCAGCGGCGGGTTCTACGTGCGGGCACGCATTCCCGCCGGGAGCCCGTCGTGA
- a CDS encoding SpoIIE family protein phosphatase has protein sequence MCPSLQRQLLPTGLPVLPGLRLAAGCLLAEADETAGGDWFDAVPLPGGRVALVVGDVVGRGVPASATMAQLRAVVQDRLDETGEVLPALAAADRLATRLPAAHAATVCIVVLTPGDGALVCGSAGHPPPLVTGGGRARYLPVPASGPLGTHATYTTTADRLGGDEVVLLYSDGIIERPGRDPGEATAEFARVTTEAVADAEPGTSAVERACTRTLDRLVRATGTADDIALLGAQRVAPAGPLRLHLPADVSVVRVARGELTRWLEELAVGEDDQFALLHAVNELVTNAVEHSHPDSLGGTVSVTGTLDDTGVVHIEVADDGSWHERSWPASVEVRREQGLGLAMTSQFVDRLDFDRGAGGTTATIHHRLVRPARLVSAGDVAGGRATAGGPAEMTLIVEQPHAPSSRIAVHGPLDVTSSDQFARELEALTMGYSHPLTVDLTAVTHFASAAIAVLHRATTRDHRNGTALRLYAPVGSPAHHVLSLVDLPHTTVDPHRPA, from the coding sequence ATGTGCCCGAGTCTGCAACGCCAGTTGCTGCCCACCGGCCTGCCCGTGCTGCCCGGACTGCGGCTGGCGGCCGGTTGCCTGCTCGCGGAGGCCGACGAGACCGCGGGTGGTGACTGGTTCGACGCGGTCCCGTTGCCCGGCGGCCGGGTCGCGCTGGTCGTCGGGGACGTGGTCGGGCGCGGGGTGCCCGCCTCGGCGACGATGGCCCAGCTGCGCGCGGTGGTGCAGGACCGGCTCGACGAAACCGGCGAGGTGCTGCCCGCGCTGGCCGCGGCCGACCGCCTGGCCACCCGGCTGCCCGCCGCGCACGCGGCGACCGTGTGCATCGTGGTCCTCACCCCTGGCGACGGCGCGCTCGTGTGCGGTTCGGCCGGGCACCCGCCGCCGCTGGTGACGGGCGGGGGACGGGCGCGGTACCTGCCGGTCCCGGCGTCCGGGCCGCTGGGCACCCACGCCACCTACACCACCACCGCCGACCGGCTCGGCGGTGACGAGGTGGTGCTGCTCTACAGCGACGGGATCATCGAGCGGCCTGGCCGTGACCCGGGCGAAGCCACCGCGGAGTTCGCCAGGGTGACGACCGAGGCGGTCGCCGATGCGGAGCCCGGCACGAGCGCGGTGGAGCGCGCCTGCACCCGCACCCTCGACCGGCTGGTGCGCGCCACCGGCACCGCCGACGACATCGCCCTGCTCGGCGCGCAGCGCGTGGCCCCGGCCGGGCCGCTGCGGTTGCACCTGCCCGCCGACGTGTCCGTGGTCCGCGTCGCGCGCGGTGAGCTGACGCGGTGGCTGGAGGAGCTGGCGGTCGGCGAGGACGACCAGTTCGCCTTGCTGCACGCGGTGAACGAGCTGGTCACGAACGCCGTCGAGCACAGCCACCCGGATTCGCTCGGCGGCACGGTCAGCGTCACCGGGACGCTCGATGACACCGGGGTGGTCCACATCGAGGTCGCCGACGACGGTTCCTGGCACGAACGGTCGTGGCCTGCCAGCGTCGAGGTGCGGCGGGAGCAGGGCCTCGGGCTCGCCATGACCAGCCAGTTCGTCGACCGGCTCGACTTCGACCGCGGGGCGGGCGGCACCACCGCCACCATCCACCACCGGCTGGTCCGGCCCGCCCGGCTGGTCAGCGCCGGCGACGTGGCGGGCGGGCGCGCGACCGCGGGCGGTCCCGCGGAGATGACCCTGATCGTGGAGCAGCCGCACGCGCCGTCCAGCCGGATCGCCGTGCACGGGCCGCTGGACGTCACCAGCAGCGACCAGTTCGCGCGGGAGCTGGAGGCGCTGACCATGGGGTACTCGCACCCGCTCACCGTCGACCTCACCGCGGTCACGCACTTCGCCAGCGCGGCCATCGCCGTGCTGCACCGGGCCACCACGCGCGACCACCGCAACGGCACCGCGCTGCGGTTGTACGCGCCGGTCGGCAGCCCGGCCCACCACGTGCTCAGCCTGGTCGATCTGCCCCACACCACCGTCGATCCGCATCGGCCCGCGTAG
- a CDS encoding APC family permease — protein MSTSDNPDDRLHGNLGVAGVVFLVLAAVAPLTGIIVIGGIGIAVGAGGGTPVMFLLATAVFLLFAAGYAQLARKLVNAGGFYAYVVRGLGRTAGIVAAFVAMVGYNCFVAGAVGTSGFFTSMVVADVFGLSLPWWVWSLISVAGVWLLTRGGIDVSAKVLGVALVLEVSILLVLDVAILVTTGYSLEAFRPEIFLSGSAGLGLLFAANAFVGFEATGLFGEEARDPKRTIPRATYVAIVFIGIFAAVTTWAIVSALGVRQAGDAAREHLAAGDLVFTISADYLGTGLTDVMRLLLVVSLFAALLALHNSATRYLYALGRTGVLPRALARTRRRNGAPVAASTAQLAFATLVAMAYAIAGLDPIANLVAAFTGIGTLGIVVLQALAATAIVVHFRRARDPRLLTTFVLPAAGGLGLWTVTALAFGNFPQLAGSESPVVALLPWLLPIAVAAAVAVAFWLRSAKPAVWQALDQDLDRIAGR, from the coding sequence ATGTCCACAAGCGATAACCCGGATGACCGGCTCCACGGGAACCTCGGCGTCGCCGGGGTGGTGTTCCTCGTCCTGGCCGCCGTCGCGCCGTTGACCGGCATCATCGTGATCGGCGGCATCGGCATCGCCGTCGGTGCCGGGGGTGGCACGCCGGTGATGTTCCTGCTCGCCACCGCGGTTTTCCTGCTCTTCGCCGCCGGATACGCCCAGCTGGCCAGGAAACTGGTGAACGCGGGCGGGTTCTACGCCTACGTCGTGCGCGGGCTCGGGCGGACCGCGGGCATCGTCGCGGCCTTCGTGGCGATGGTCGGGTACAACTGCTTTGTCGCCGGAGCCGTTGGGACGAGCGGGTTTTTCACGTCCATGGTGGTCGCCGACGTGTTCGGCCTCAGTTTGCCCTGGTGGGTCTGGAGCCTCATCTCCGTGGCTGGCGTGTGGTTGCTGACGCGCGGCGGGATCGACGTTTCCGCGAAGGTGCTCGGCGTCGCGCTCGTGCTGGAGGTGTCCATCCTCCTGGTGCTCGACGTCGCCATCCTGGTCACCACCGGCTACTCGCTCGAGGCGTTCCGGCCCGAGATCTTCCTGTCGGGCTCCGCCGGGCTCGGCTTGTTGTTCGCCGCCAACGCTTTTGTCGGCTTCGAGGCCACCGGCCTGTTCGGCGAGGAGGCCCGCGACCCGAAGCGCACAATTCCGCGAGCCACCTACGTGGCGATCGTGTTCATCGGGATCTTCGCCGCGGTCACCACCTGGGCGATCGTGTCCGCGCTCGGCGTGCGGCAGGCGGGTGACGCCGCGCGGGAGCACCTCGCCGCCGGTGACCTCGTGTTCACCATCTCCGCCGACTACCTCGGCACCGGCCTGACCGACGTGATGCGGCTGCTGCTGGTCGTCAGCCTGTTCGCGGCGCTGCTCGCGCTGCACAACTCCGCGACGCGGTACCTGTACGCGCTCGGGCGGACCGGCGTGCTCCCGCGTGCGCTGGCCCGCACCCGCCGCCGCAACGGCGCGCCGGTGGCCGCGTCGACGGCCCAGCTCGCCTTCGCCACGCTCGTCGCGATGGCCTACGCGATCGCCGGACTGGACCCGATCGCGAATCTCGTCGCCGCCTTCACCGGCATCGGCACGCTCGGCATCGTGGTGCTGCAAGCGCTTGCGGCGACCGCGATCGTGGTGCACTTCCGGCGCGCCCGCGACCCGCGCCTGCTCACCACCTTCGTGCTGCCCGCGGCAGGCGGGCTCGGCCTGTGGACGGTCACCGCGCTGGCGTTCGGCAACTTCCCGCAGCTCGCGGGCAGCGAAAGCCCGGTGGTCGCGCTGCTGCCGTGGCTGCTGCCGATCGCGGTGGCGGCCGCGGTCGCCGTGGCGTTCTGGCTGCGCTCGGCGAAACCGGCCGTGTGGCAGGCCCTGGACCAGGACCTCGACCGGATCGCCGGGCGCTGA